One Paenarthrobacter aurescens TC1 DNA window includes the following coding sequences:
- a CDS encoding peptidyl-prolyl cis-trans isomerase, FKBP-type (identified by match to protein family HMM PF00254), with the protein MVSSRDTPCLDALRVFPSVPLPRRKCLFVRRLLAILLPALLLITACGGGSTPAAEPTSQSAGEVAKLDSVKVTDNGNDKAPGIEFSKPLAVTEPTVKVVNEGDGEPVKAGQTAELAYLALDGTDGKTLEDAYAAEPQQLELTDQLKSENALIYNAFVGAKVGSHVAFAVPGTATGAAAASTQLIVFKLVAAKDAAPVLEKPEGETVTPPAGLPTVKENDKGIPEISVEGIAAPTQLIAQDLIKGSGAAVKATDTLTVNYVGVNLSDGKKFDSSFDRGEPTSFPLSGVIKGWTQGLEGKTVGSRVLLVIPQDLAYGEAGQGEAKGHLVFVVDILGVK; encoded by the coding sequence GTGGTCTCTTCCCGAGATACACCTTGCTTGGATGCGCTACGCGTCTTTCCGAGTGTCCCTTTGCCCCGACGAAAGTGTCTTTTTGTGCGTCGACTCCTAGCAATTCTACTTCCCGCCCTGCTGCTCATCACCGCGTGCGGAGGCGGAAGCACTCCGGCCGCTGAGCCCACCAGCCAGTCAGCAGGCGAAGTCGCCAAGCTCGACTCCGTGAAAGTTACGGATAACGGCAATGACAAAGCGCCCGGCATTGAATTCTCCAAGCCCCTCGCCGTGACCGAACCCACCGTCAAGGTTGTCAACGAAGGTGACGGTGAACCCGTCAAGGCTGGACAGACGGCGGAGCTGGCGTATCTCGCATTGGATGGCACTGACGGCAAGACCCTGGAAGATGCGTACGCGGCCGAGCCCCAGCAACTTGAGCTTACGGACCAGCTCAAATCCGAAAACGCGCTGATCTACAACGCCTTTGTCGGCGCCAAGGTCGGTTCGCATGTTGCCTTTGCTGTGCCCGGCACTGCCACTGGTGCTGCCGCAGCATCCACCCAGCTGATCGTCTTCAAACTGGTTGCCGCCAAGGATGCAGCCCCGGTGCTGGAAAAGCCTGAAGGTGAAACTGTTACGCCTCCCGCGGGACTCCCCACCGTGAAGGAAAACGACAAGGGCATCCCGGAGATCTCGGTTGAGGGAATCGCAGCTCCCACTCAGCTGATCGCCCAGGACCTTATCAAGGGATCCGGCGCGGCAGTCAAGGCCACCGACACGCTTACCGTCAACTACGTGGGCGTCAACCTTTCCGACGGCAAGAAGTTCGATTCCAGCTTTGATCGCGGCGAGCCTACAAGCTTCCCGCTCTCCGGCGTCATCAAGGGCTGGACCCAGGGCCTGGAAGGCAAGACCGTAGGTTCCCGCGTCCTCCTGGTCATCCCCCAGGACCTCGCGTATGGCGAGGCAGGTCAGGGCGAAGCCAAGGGCCACCTGGTGTTCGTCGTGGACATCCTGGGCGTCAAGTAA
- a CDS encoding putative zinc metallopeptidase family protein (identified by match to protein family HMM PF02163), with protein MSSPSTQHHTQSKKRDGIPLGRIAGIPVYLAYSWFVIAAFTVIVYGPVLMDYMPYLNNWAYFVALCIALLLALSVLIHELAHALSAKAFKWPTEKIVLNLWGGHTQFENFTASPGRSVVVALAGPASNFLVAGVMWAVMSTDLLSGVSATLGDILMRANLLIGIFNILPGMPLDGGRLVESAVWKATGSQDKGTIAAGWSGRIIVVVLVILFIGVPLISGAWPDLTFIVITVLVCGFLWMGASSSIHHAKLRSRLYLVSAAGLAEPALGVPNSATVADVLDISPTGSPAVVICGPDGKPQGVVDFSATLAVPAAASTTTPVTAVSHALAAGAYVPEWSKGQELIQYLARLEGGEYAVVDHNGIVTGLLRQQAVVTAITGKEARRSGRA; from the coding sequence GTGAGCAGCCCATCCACACAGCATCACACGCAAAGCAAAAAGCGGGACGGCATCCCCCTCGGAAGAATCGCGGGCATTCCGGTTTACCTGGCTTACTCGTGGTTTGTCATCGCAGCTTTTACGGTGATCGTCTACGGCCCGGTCCTGATGGACTACATGCCCTATCTGAACAACTGGGCATACTTCGTAGCGCTGTGCATTGCCCTGCTGCTCGCCCTCTCTGTCCTGATCCATGAACTTGCACACGCGCTCAGCGCAAAAGCCTTCAAGTGGCCCACCGAAAAAATCGTGCTCAATCTTTGGGGCGGACACACACAATTCGAGAACTTCACGGCTTCGCCGGGACGTTCGGTTGTTGTCGCCCTGGCTGGACCCGCTTCCAACTTCCTGGTGGCCGGGGTGATGTGGGCTGTGATGTCCACCGACCTGCTCAGCGGCGTGTCCGCAACCTTGGGCGACATTCTGATGCGAGCCAACCTCTTGATCGGCATCTTCAACATTCTTCCCGGAATGCCACTCGATGGTGGTCGCTTAGTGGAGTCGGCCGTCTGGAAGGCGACCGGCAGTCAGGACAAGGGCACTATCGCTGCCGGCTGGTCCGGCCGGATCATCGTCGTCGTGCTGGTCATCTTGTTTATCGGCGTTCCCTTGATCAGCGGCGCGTGGCCGGACCTCACCTTCATTGTGATCACCGTGCTGGTGTGCGGCTTCCTCTGGATGGGCGCCTCAAGCTCCATCCACCACGCAAAGCTCCGCAGCCGTCTCTACTTGGTAAGTGCCGCCGGCCTCGCTGAGCCGGCACTAGGCGTGCCGAACTCGGCAACAGTGGCTGACGTCCTGGACATTTCACCCACCGGAAGTCCCGCCGTCGTGATTTGCGGCCCCGACGGCAAACCGCAGGGAGTTGTGGATTTCAGCGCAACACTCGCGGTGCCCGCCGCTGCCTCTACGACGACGCCCGTCACCGCTGTGTCGCACGCCCTGGCTGCAGGGGCTTACGTTCCGGAATGGTCGAAGGGGCAGGAATTGATCCAGTACTTGGCCCGACTCGAAGGCGGCGAATACGCTGTGGTGGACCACAACGGCATCGTCACCGGGCTGCTCCGCCAGCAGGCGGTAGTGACGGCCATAACAGGTAAGGAAGCACGCAGGAGCGGGCGCGCCTGA
- a CDS encoding putative 20S proteasome alpha-subunit (identified by match to protein family HMM PF00227), which yields MNRVPSPDGRPDMTQQFYVSPEQLMKDRADFARKGIARGRSVVVISCADGIALIAENPSPSLHKIGEIYDKIAFAAVGKYNEFESLRQAGVRYADVRGYSYDREDVTARGLASVYAQSLGAVFTAEQKPFEVELAVAEVGVTQEQDHLYRLTFDGSIADENGFVVMGGLADQISDVVNGAWEPELNLAGAMQLALRALATNKEVEELPAAAVEAAVLYRDSESNRGSRRAFRRLLPEDMTRLLTEES from the coding sequence TTGAATCGCGTGCCGTCGCCGGACGGGAGGCCTGACATGACACAGCAGTTTTATGTCTCTCCCGAACAGTTGATGAAGGACCGTGCGGACTTCGCACGCAAGGGCATCGCACGCGGGCGCTCTGTGGTGGTCATCAGCTGCGCCGATGGCATCGCATTGATCGCGGAGAACCCTTCGCCGTCGTTGCACAAAATCGGTGAAATCTACGACAAAATCGCGTTCGCCGCAGTGGGCAAGTACAACGAATTTGAGAGCCTCAGACAAGCAGGCGTCCGCTACGCAGATGTTCGCGGCTACTCCTACGATCGCGAGGACGTGACGGCCCGCGGCCTGGCCAGCGTTTATGCTCAAAGCCTCGGAGCTGTATTCACGGCCGAGCAGAAGCCGTTCGAGGTGGAATTGGCAGTGGCCGAAGTCGGCGTCACGCAGGAACAGGACCACCTGTACCGCCTCACCTTCGATGGATCAATCGCCGATGAGAACGGCTTCGTGGTCATGGGCGGACTTGCTGACCAAATTTCCGACGTCGTCAACGGGGCTTGGGAGCCGGAGCTCAACTTGGCGGGGGCCATGCAATTGGCACTTCGTGCCCTCGCCACCAACAAGGAAGTTGAAGAATTGCCCGCTGCCGCCGTGGAAGCCGCCGTTCTTTACCGCGATTCGGAAAGCAACCGCGGATCCCGCAGGGCGTTCCGACGGCTGCTTCCGGAAGACATGACCCGGTTGCTCACAGAGGAGAGCTGA
- a CDS encoding putative 20S proteasome beta-subunit precursor (identified by match to protein family HMM PF00227), protein MTFLTKSTAFWNPTLKNSSGRLSKRAASNRTHPRRYCPVGVRPPDIGTQSRRSAAMQDPSTGPLATQATSSFTEHLQRSRPELLPFNQLLPAGTVPSSPHATTIVALTYAGGVLMAGDRRATMGNIIASRHIEKVFPADEYSVLGIAGTAGLAIDITRLFQVELEHYEKIEGTLLSLVGKANRLGAMIRGNLPMAMQGMAVIPLFAGFDQVAGVGRLFSYDVTGGRYEELEHHSVGSGSVFARGALKKLWKPNLSEEDAISVAVEALYDAADDDSATGGPDPVRQLWPVVYTVNRSGNRRVPERDLAAVAGAIVESRAVAGREA, encoded by the coding sequence ATGACCTTCTTGACGAAATCGACGGCGTTCTGGAATCCAACGCTGAAGAATTCGTCAGGGCGTTTGTCCAAAAGGGCGGCCAGTAACAGGACCCACCCCCGCAGGTACTGCCCGGTAGGCGTGAGGCCACCGGACATCGGAACGCAGAGTCGAAGGAGTGCAGCAATGCAGGACCCATCAACCGGCCCCCTGGCCACCCAGGCAACGTCTTCTTTCACGGAGCATCTTCAACGTTCGCGTCCCGAACTCCTACCGTTCAATCAATTGTTACCCGCCGGCACAGTGCCGTCGTCGCCGCATGCCACCACCATCGTGGCCTTGACCTACGCCGGTGGTGTGTTGATGGCCGGGGATCGCCGGGCCACCATGGGCAACATCATCGCCAGCCGTCACATCGAGAAGGTGTTTCCTGCCGACGAGTACTCCGTGCTGGGCATAGCAGGCACCGCCGGCTTGGCAATCGACATCACACGGCTTTTCCAAGTTGAACTGGAGCATTACGAAAAGATCGAGGGCACGCTGCTCAGCCTCGTGGGCAAGGCCAACCGCCTGGGTGCGATGATCCGCGGAAACCTGCCCATGGCAATGCAGGGGATGGCGGTCATTCCGTTGTTCGCAGGCTTCGACCAGGTGGCGGGCGTAGGCCGCTTGTTCTCGTACGACGTCACAGGCGGCCGCTATGAAGAACTGGAGCATCACTCCGTTGGCTCCGGTTCGGTGTTTGCACGGGGAGCGCTGAAGAAACTGTGGAAGCCGAACTTGTCGGAAGAGGACGCCATATCCGTGGCCGTTGAGGCGCTCTACGATGCTGCCGACGACGACTCCGCCACCGGTGGCCCCGACCCCGTCCGGCAACTATGGCCGGTGGTCTACACGGTCAACCGCTCCGGCAACCGACGTGTCCCTGAGAGGGACCTGGCTGCGGTAGCCGGCGCAATCGTTGAATCGCGTGCCGTCGCCGGACGGGAGGCCTGA
- a CDS encoding putative haloacid dehalogenase-like hydrolase (identified by match to protein family HMM PF00702; match to protein family HMM TIGR01509; match to protein family HMM TIGR01549) — protein sequence MHGIPRRSVSAIRPQRNAGTAARRVPRRLETMHSLPSQPLLKAVLWDMDGTLVDTEPYWIAAERALVESYGGTWSQQQAMQLVGQALLHSAAVLQAAGVRLEAREIVDTLSTQVIEQVRKEVPWRPGARELLDELHQAGIRCALVTMSEGPLAGVVVESLAKPYFEFMVTGDTVTNGKPHPEAYLTAVERLRLDDPSVTVDNCVALEDSIPGATAAIASGVVTVGIPHQVPLPEDPRMITWPTLVGRTAPDLQQLVADRFAAANLLEGAN from the coding sequence ATGCATGGCATTCCGCGCCGAAGCGTGTCCGCGATTCGCCCACAGCGCAACGCGGGGACAGCCGCCCGCCGGGTTCCACGTAGACTGGAAACCATGCATTCGTTACCCAGCCAGCCCCTCCTCAAAGCCGTGCTCTGGGATATGGATGGCACACTCGTGGACACCGAGCCCTACTGGATCGCGGCCGAGCGTGCGCTGGTGGAATCCTACGGCGGCACGTGGTCCCAGCAGCAGGCCATGCAATTGGTGGGCCAGGCTTTGCTTCACTCGGCAGCCGTTCTGCAGGCCGCCGGTGTCAGGCTTGAGGCCCGTGAAATCGTGGACACCCTGAGCACACAGGTCATCGAACAGGTCCGAAAAGAAGTCCCGTGGCGGCCAGGCGCCCGGGAACTGCTGGATGAACTCCACCAGGCAGGCATCCGCTGCGCCCTCGTGACCATGTCCGAGGGCCCCTTGGCCGGCGTCGTGGTGGAAAGCCTCGCCAAGCCCTACTTCGAGTTCATGGTGACGGGCGATACTGTCACCAACGGAAAACCGCACCCCGAGGCCTACCTCACGGCCGTGGAACGGCTCAGGCTGGACGACCCGTCCGTCACCGTTGACAACTGCGTCGCTTTGGAGGATTCCATCCCAGGTGCAACTGCCGCTATCGCGTCGGGTGTGGTCACAGTGGGAATTCCCCATCAGGTTCCCCTCCCGGAAGACCCCCGGATGATCACGTGGCCCACGTTGGTTGGCCGCACCGCACCCGATCTACAGCAGCTGGTGGCTGACCGTTTCGCCGCAGCAAACCTGCTTGAAGGGGCCAACTAG
- a CDS encoding putative proteasome component (identified by match to protein family HMM PF03136; match to protein family HMM PF03316), translated as MTARPEGTPAEKLPAGGAMRVMGSETEYGIHAPSAPGANATMMSARIIQAYATVTRQRAAGGAETRWDYTDEEPLHDARGWTVDRAVADPSQLTDQPPVLDAEAVALAYGRQELELDGADESGSLLMNMVLGNGARLYVDHAHPEYSSPEVTNPRDAVAWDAAGDLVALATVRKVASDPSLPPINLYKNNTDNKSVSYGSHENYLMPRSVPFGDIIRGLTPFFVSRQVICGAGRVGLGQDSSTPGYQISQRADFFEAEVGLETTIRRPIINTRDEPHATADKYRRLHVIIGDANLSQASNFLKFGTTAMVLSLIEAGQAPKIEVHEPVQALQAISHDTTLAVTARLLDGRRVTALDLQWMYYEAAAKLAQETGVADSVTGDGHTHLVLSQWESTLTTLGTDPDAAASSVEWVAKKSLLEGYRHRDGLAWDDARLGLVDLQWSDIRPEKGLYYRLLSRDRMTRIVDDGDITRAVAEPPSDTRAYFRGRCVSKFGKDVVGASWDSVIFDVPGLGKLQRVPTREPLRGTQALTGALFDRHEDAGTFLSELMGRNPPPARS; from the coding sequence GTGACAGCAAGACCCGAGGGAACACCGGCAGAGAAACTTCCCGCAGGCGGCGCCATGCGTGTCATGGGCTCCGAAACTGAATACGGAATCCATGCGCCGTCAGCGCCGGGAGCCAACGCCACCATGATGTCCGCCAGGATCATTCAGGCTTATGCCACGGTTACCCGGCAACGGGCGGCCGGCGGGGCTGAGACGCGGTGGGACTACACGGACGAGGAACCTTTGCACGATGCCCGCGGTTGGACCGTGGACAGGGCGGTGGCGGATCCCAGCCAGCTGACGGACCAGCCGCCAGTGCTCGACGCCGAAGCGGTCGCCCTGGCTTATGGTCGCCAGGAGTTGGAACTGGATGGCGCAGACGAGTCCGGTTCCCTCCTGATGAACATGGTCCTCGGCAATGGTGCGCGCCTTTACGTGGACCACGCGCACCCTGAGTATTCCAGCCCGGAGGTCACCAACCCACGCGATGCCGTGGCGTGGGATGCCGCCGGCGACCTGGTTGCCTTGGCCACCGTCCGGAAGGTCGCGTCCGATCCCTCGCTTCCTCCGATCAACCTGTACAAGAACAACACCGACAACAAGTCCGTGTCCTACGGCTCGCATGAGAACTACCTCATGCCGCGTTCTGTGCCCTTCGGAGACATCATCCGTGGGCTCACGCCGTTCTTCGTCTCCCGTCAGGTCATCTGTGGCGCGGGCCGGGTGGGGCTGGGGCAGGACAGCTCAACGCCCGGCTACCAGATCAGCCAGCGGGCAGACTTCTTTGAAGCCGAGGTGGGGCTGGAGACAACCATCCGCCGCCCCATCATCAATACGAGGGACGAGCCCCACGCGACAGCGGACAAGTACCGACGCCTCCACGTGATCATTGGGGACGCCAACCTCAGCCAGGCCTCAAATTTCCTCAAGTTCGGTACCACCGCCATGGTCCTGAGCCTCATTGAGGCAGGACAGGCTCCGAAGATTGAGGTTCACGAGCCCGTCCAGGCGCTCCAAGCCATCAGCCACGACACCACGCTGGCTGTGACCGCAAGGCTCCTCGACGGGAGACGCGTGACCGCCCTCGATCTCCAGTGGATGTATTACGAGGCAGCCGCCAAACTGGCCCAGGAGACAGGGGTGGCGGATTCGGTCACTGGAGATGGCCACACCCATCTGGTCCTGTCGCAGTGGGAGTCCACGTTGACAACCCTGGGCACTGATCCTGATGCCGCTGCCTCGTCGGTTGAATGGGTGGCCAAGAAATCGCTTCTGGAAGGTTACCGCCACCGGGACGGACTGGCGTGGGACGACGCCCGGCTCGGCTTGGTGGACCTTCAGTGGTCGGATATCCGGCCGGAGAAAGGCCTTTACTACAGGCTGCTCTCCAGGGACCGGATGACGCGCATAGTCGACGACGGCGACATCACCCGGGCGGTCGCCGAACCGCCGTCGGATACCCGCGCTTACTTCCGCGGCCGGTGCGTTTCGAAGTTCGGAAAGGACGTTGTCGGCGCCAGTTGGGACTCGGTGATCTTCGATGTTCCCGGGCTGGGGAAACTGCAGCGGGTACCCACGCGCGAACCCCTGCGGGGAACCCAGGCACTCACCGGCGCCCTTTTCGACCGGCATGAGGACGCCGGCACTTTCCTGTCCGAATTGATGGGCCGGAACCCGCCTCCGGCGAGGAGCTGA
- a CDS encoding putative proteasome component (identified by match to protein family HMM PF03136; match to protein family HMM PF03316), whose amino-acid sequence MDKRIFGIETEFGISYSSPDSRPLAPEEVARYLFRKVVSWGRSSNVFLTNGSRLYLDVGSHPEYATAECDDLAQLIAHDRAGELILDDLVDEAQARLAAEGFNGTVYLFKNNTDSAGNSYGSHENYLIPRRGEFSRLAEILIPFLVTRQLIAGAGKVLKTPHGATFAFSQRADHIWEGVSSATTRSRPIINTRDEPHADAEFYRRLHVIVGDSNMSETSALLKVGTVDLILRMIEAGVIMRDMRMENPIRSIREISHDLTGRALVRLANGRQLTALDIQREYLNKVTDFVATNGAHNAHVPLILDLWQRTLDAIESGDTSTIDTEVDWAIKKKLMDGYMRRHDLSLDSPRIAQLDLTYHDISRQRGIFFLLQARGQARRLVTETDVKDAVDAPPQTTRAKLRGDFVRRAQELGRDYTVDWVHLKLNDRAHQTILCKDPFRSVDERVDALLDSMG is encoded by the coding sequence ATGGATAAGCGGATATTTGGCATTGAAACGGAATTTGGAATTTCCTATTCCAGCCCCGATTCCCGCCCTTTGGCACCCGAAGAAGTGGCACGCTACCTCTTTCGCAAAGTGGTCAGTTGGGGCAGGTCATCCAATGTCTTCCTGACCAACGGCTCCAGGCTGTACTTGGATGTGGGCTCCCACCCTGAGTACGCCACCGCAGAGTGCGATGACCTTGCACAGCTCATTGCCCATGACAGGGCGGGCGAACTGATCCTGGACGACCTCGTGGATGAGGCCCAGGCAAGGCTGGCCGCGGAGGGGTTCAATGGCACGGTTTATCTCTTCAAGAACAACACCGATTCAGCTGGTAACTCCTATGGCAGCCACGAGAATTACCTCATACCGCGGCGTGGAGAGTTCTCCCGCCTTGCCGAGATCCTGATCCCCTTCCTGGTCACCCGGCAACTGATCGCGGGTGCCGGCAAGGTCTTGAAGACCCCGCACGGTGCCACGTTCGCGTTTTCTCAACGGGCCGACCACATCTGGGAGGGCGTCTCCTCTGCGACCACCCGGTCCAGGCCCATCATCAACACCCGCGATGAACCGCACGCGGACGCAGAGTTCTACCGCCGCCTCCACGTGATCGTGGGGGACTCCAACATGTCCGAAACTTCCGCGCTGCTCAAGGTCGGCACGGTGGACCTCATCCTGCGCATGATCGAGGCCGGCGTCATCATGCGGGACATGCGCATGGAGAACCCCATCCGAAGCATCCGCGAAATTTCCCACGACCTGACGGGCCGCGCATTGGTACGGTTGGCCAACGGACGGCAGCTCACCGCACTTGACATCCAGCGCGAGTATCTCAACAAAGTCACCGATTTCGTGGCCACAAACGGTGCCCACAACGCCCACGTTCCGCTCATCCTGGACTTGTGGCAGCGGACCCTGGATGCCATTGAGAGCGGCGACACCAGCACCATCGACACCGAAGTTGATTGGGCCATCAAGAAGAAGCTCATGGATGGCTACATGCGCCGCCATGACCTCAGTCTTGATTCACCACGCATTGCCCAACTGGACCTCACCTACCATGACATCTCGCGGCAACGTGGCATCTTCTTCCTCTTGCAGGCGCGCGGCCAAGCACGCAGGCTGGTCACTGAAACCGACGTTAAGGATGCTGTGGATGCCCCGCCACAGACAACGCGCGCAAAACTGCGGGGAGACTTTGTGCGCAGGGCACAGGAGCTTGGCCGCGACTACACAGTTGACTGGGTACATCTGAAACTCAACGACCGCGCACACCAAACCATCCTCTGCAAGGATCCGTTCCGGAGCGTTGACGAACGGGTGGATGCCCTCCTGGACTCCATGGGCTGA
- a CDS encoding peptidyl-prolyl cis-trans isomerase, FKBP-type (identified by similarity to SP:P25138; match to protein family HMM PF00254), whose translation MSFGQRDFDRTKPEIDFPEGDVPTDLVITDLIEGTGTEAKAGDTVSTHYVGVAWSTGEEFDASWGRGAPLDFRVGVGQVIQGWDQGLLGMKVGGRRRLEIPSELAYGSRGAGGAIKPNEALIFVVDLVAVR comes from the coding sequence ATGTCATTTGGTCAGCGTGACTTCGACCGCACCAAGCCCGAAATCGACTTCCCCGAAGGCGACGTCCCCACGGACCTTGTCATCACGGACCTCATTGAAGGCACCGGCACCGAGGCCAAGGCCGGGGACACCGTGTCCACCCACTACGTCGGCGTTGCCTGGTCCACGGGCGAAGAATTCGACGCTTCCTGGGGCCGCGGCGCTCCGCTCGACTTCCGCGTAGGCGTCGGCCAAGTCATCCAGGGCTGGGATCAGGGTCTGCTCGGCATGAAGGTCGGCGGCCGCCGTCGCCTGGAAATCCCCTCGGAGCTGGCTTACGGCTCACGCGGCGCCGGTGGAGCAATCAAGCCCAACGAGGCCTTGATTTTCGTGGTTGACCTCGTAGCCGTACGCTAG
- a CDS encoding putative ATPase, AAA family domain protein (identified by match to protein family HMM PF00004), with product MDTSNNDLGRPTPEEANDAAENTASRRLGAVQPPETSSELTVAERQINILRDKLRHIDRQLAAATQNNSKLVSMLETAKAEILRLKGALEQEGQPPYSFGTVVQINPRKQPAAGSSGQAATEESVDIFNAGRKMRVGVSPLVNLNQLAVGQEVLLNEALLVVAGLGYERAGELVTLKEMLGRDRALVVGRADEERVVRLSGALQSVHLKVGDALSLDSRTGYALEKVPRAEVENLVLEEVPDITYQDIGGLGPQIEQIRDAVELPFLHPDLYREHGLKAPKGILLYGPPGCGKTLIAKAVANSLAARAAERAGNTDLKSYFLNIKGPELLDKYVGETERHIRLIFSRAREKASDGSPVVVFFDEMDSLFRTRGTGVSSDVETTIVPQLLSEIDGVERLDNVIVIGASNREDMIDPAILRPGRLDVKVKIQRPDAEAAADIFAKYITTDLPFHAQDLAEYGGDVQATVDAMVQRTVEAMYSTEKSNEYLEVTYANGDTEMLYFKDFNSGAVVQNVVDRAKKYAIKDLLTNQQKGLRIDHLLRAVVDEFREHEDMPNTTNPDDWARISGKKGERITYIRTIVQGKAGQEPGKSIETTANTGQYL from the coding sequence GTGGATACGTCAAACAACGACCTTGGACGGCCGACGCCGGAAGAAGCAAACGACGCAGCGGAGAATACGGCAAGCCGGAGGCTTGGCGCTGTTCAGCCGCCGGAGACCTCGAGTGAACTGACTGTTGCCGAGCGGCAGATCAATATCCTTCGGGACAAGCTTCGCCACATCGACCGCCAGTTGGCAGCCGCAACCCAGAACAACAGCAAACTTGTCAGCATGCTGGAAACGGCGAAGGCCGAAATTCTTCGCTTGAAGGGCGCCTTGGAGCAGGAGGGTCAACCTCCTTACAGCTTCGGTACTGTGGTGCAGATCAACCCACGGAAACAGCCGGCCGCCGGCAGTTCGGGGCAGGCAGCCACCGAAGAGTCCGTGGACATTTTTAATGCGGGCCGCAAGATGCGAGTGGGCGTCAGCCCCCTGGTGAACCTCAACCAGCTCGCTGTCGGACAGGAAGTCCTGCTTAACGAGGCACTGCTGGTAGTGGCCGGACTCGGCTACGAACGCGCCGGCGAGCTCGTCACGCTCAAGGAAATGTTGGGCAGGGACCGGGCGCTGGTGGTCGGCCGCGCCGATGAAGAGCGCGTCGTCAGGCTATCGGGAGCGCTCCAGAGCGTTCACCTGAAAGTGGGCGATGCGTTGTCGCTTGATTCCCGGACAGGTTACGCCCTGGAGAAGGTCCCGCGCGCTGAGGTGGAGAACCTCGTCCTTGAAGAAGTTCCGGACATCACTTACCAGGATATCGGTGGCCTGGGCCCGCAAATCGAACAGATCCGGGACGCCGTGGAGCTGCCGTTCCTGCATCCGGACCTCTACCGTGAGCATGGCCTGAAGGCCCCAAAGGGCATTTTGCTGTACGGCCCTCCGGGCTGCGGCAAGACCCTCATCGCCAAAGCAGTAGCGAATTCCCTCGCTGCCCGGGCGGCGGAACGGGCTGGCAATACCGATCTGAAGAGCTACTTCCTGAACATCAAGGGCCCTGAGCTCCTGGACAAGTATGTGGGTGAGACTGAGCGCCACATCCGGCTGATCTTCTCCCGCGCGCGTGAAAAGGCGTCCGATGGCAGCCCCGTGGTTGTCTTCTTCGACGAAATGGACTCGTTGTTCCGCACACGCGGTACCGGCGTATCGTCCGACGTCGAAACCACCATCGTGCCGCAATTGCTCAGTGAGATCGACGGCGTGGAGCGCTTGGACAACGTGATCGTCATTGGCGCCTCAAACCGTGAGGACATGATCGATCCCGCCATCCTTCGTCCAGGTCGCCTCGACGTGAAGGTCAAGATCCAGCGTCCCGACGCTGAAGCTGCGGCCGACATCTTCGCCAAGTACATCACCACTGACCTGCCGTTCCACGCCCAGGATTTGGCTGAGTATGGCGGCGACGTGCAGGCCACTGTGGATGCCATGGTCCAGCGCACGGTGGAGGCCATGTACTCCACTGAGAAGTCCAACGAGTACCTCGAGGTCACCTACGCCAATGGCGATACCGAGATGCTGTACTTCAAGGACTTCAACTCCGGTGCCGTGGTCCAGAACGTGGTGGATCGCGCCAAGAAGTATGCCATCAAGGATTTGCTGACCAATCAACAGAAGGGTCTTCGAATCGATCACCTGCTTCGGGCCGTTGTGGACGAGTTCCGTGAGCATGAGGACATGCCCAACACCACCAACCCGGATGACTGGGCACGGATTTCGGGTAAGAAGGGCGAGAGGATCACCTACATCCGCACGATCGTTCAGGGCAAGGCCGGTCAGGAACCGGGCAAGTCCATCGAAACCACCGCGAATACGGGCCAGTACCTGTGA